The following is a genomic window from Staphylococcus capitis subsp. capitis.
GACTTAGAAGTATATGTGTACAGAAATGATACTATTTACCACCAAGCGTATAAAAAAGGTGTACCTCAATTTGACTTAAAAGAAATCGGTGAAACAGATCAAACAGGTACGGCAATTCGTTTTAAAGCTGATGGCGAAATTTTTACAGAGACAACTGTTTATAATTATGAAACATTACAACAACGTATACGCGAACTTGCTTTCTTAAACAAAGGTATCCAAATTACGTTAAGAGATGAGCGTGAAGAGGAAGGCCGTGAGGATTCTTATCACTATGAAGGCGGTATTAAATCTTACGTAGAATTATTAAATGAAAATAAAGAGCCACTTCATGAAGAACCCATCTACATACATCAAACAAAAGATGATATTGAGGTTGAAATCGCTCTTCAATATAACAGTGGATATGCGACTAACTTATTAACATATGCCAATAACATTCATACGTACGAAGGTGGTACGCACGAAGATGGCTTCAAACGTGCGTTAACACGTATTCTTAATAGTTACGGTATTCAAAGTAAGATTATTAAAGAAGACAAAGATAAACTTTCAGGTGAGGATACACGTGAAGGTCTAACAGCTATTATTTCAATTAAACACGGCGATCCTCAATTCGAAGGACAAACTAAAACAAAATTAGGTAACTCTGAAGTACGTCAAGTAGTGGATAAATTATTCGCTGAATACTTCGAGCGTTTCTTATTCGAGCATCCTGCCGTAGGTCGAATTATCGTTGAAAAAGGTATCATGGCGTCTAGAGCGCGAGTAGCAGCTAAAAAAGCACGTGAGGTTACACGTCGTAAATCAGCATTAGATGTATCAAGTTTACCTGGTAAATTAGCGGATTGCTCTAGTAAAAATCCTGAAGAGAGTGAGATTTTCTTAGTAGAGGGTGACTCTGCCGGGGGGTCTACAAAATCAGGTCGTGATTCAAGAACTCAAGCGATTTTACCGTTAAGAGGTAAAATTCTGAATGTGGAAAAAGCACGTTTAGACCG
Proteins encoded in this region:
- the gyrB gene encoding DNA topoisomerase (ATP-hydrolyzing) subunit B, yielding MVNTLSDVNNTDNYGAGQIQVLEGLEAVRKRPGMYIGSTSERGLHHLVWEIVDNSIDEALAGYANQIEVVIEKDNWIKVTDNGRGIPVDIQEKMGRPAVEVILTVLHAGGKFGGGGYKVSGGLHGVGSSVVNALSQDLEVYVYRNDTIYHQAYKKGVPQFDLKEIGETDQTGTAIRFKADGEIFTETTVYNYETLQQRIRELAFLNKGIQITLRDEREEEGREDSYHYEGGIKSYVELLNENKEPLHEEPIYIHQTKDDIEVEIALQYNSGYATNLLTYANNIHTYEGGTHEDGFKRALTRILNSYGIQSKIIKEDKDKLSGEDTREGLTAIISIKHGDPQFEGQTKTKLGNSEVRQVVDKLFAEYFERFLFEHPAVGRIIVEKGIMASRARVAAKKAREVTRRKSALDVSSLPGKLADCSSKNPEESEIFLVEGDSAGGSTKSGRDSRTQAILPLRGKILNVEKARLDRILNNNEIRQMITAFGTGIGGEFDISKARYHKIVIMTDADVDGAHIRTLLLTFFYRFMRPLIEAGYVYIAQPPLYKLTQGKQKYYVFNDRELDKLKAELNPTPKWSISRYKGLGEMNADQLWETTMNPEHRSMLQVRLEDAIDADQTFEMLMGDVVENRRQFIEDNAVYANLDF